From the Desulfohalovibrio reitneri genome, one window contains:
- the selA gene encoding L-seryl-tRNA(Sec) selenium transferase, which yields MNLFRLLPSIDKLLGRMAEDPELRGLPRALLRDLANDFLDVVREEIRAGTAGADDLDEARLLPRALAFVRVRSKPRFRRVLNATGVVIHTNLGRSNLPDSAVEAVARAARDYSNLEFDLSTGKRGSRYSHVEELLCRITGAEAALVVNNNASAVLLTLQTLARDREAIVSRGELVEIGGSFRIPDVMARSGARLVEVGATNRTHPRDYENAITGETGLLLKVHASNFRIVGFSKEVSLEELVGIGRAHSIPVMEDLGSGNFVDFTALGIPLDEPTVQRRVAAGADVVTFSGDKVLGGPQAGLIVGRREYVDRIKRNPVSRAMRIDKMTLAALEAVLRLYLEPERALREIPTLAMITAGADELKNKARSLRRRLSRDLAGRARLSLKPGSSRVGGGSFPECDLPTTLVAVEPQAPVTAEALREALLATEPPLVGRVEDDAFLLDPRTLRRDEFPLAGSSLDQALESLGAAKES from the coding sequence ATGAACCTGTTCCGACTGCTGCCCTCCATAGACAAGCTGCTGGGCCGCATGGCCGAGGATCCCGAGCTGCGCGGCCTGCCCCGCGCCCTGCTGCGCGACCTGGCCAACGACTTTCTGGACGTGGTGCGCGAGGAAATCCGCGCCGGAACCGCCGGGGCGGACGACCTGGACGAGGCGCGGCTGCTGCCCCGCGCCCTGGCGTTCGTGCGGGTGCGCTCCAAGCCGCGCTTCCGCCGGGTGCTCAACGCCACCGGGGTGGTCATCCACACCAACCTGGGCCGCTCCAACCTGCCGGATTCGGCGGTGGAGGCCGTGGCCCGGGCCGCCCGAGACTACTCCAACCTGGAGTTCGACCTCTCCACCGGCAAGCGCGGCTCCCGCTACTCCCACGTTGAGGAGCTGCTCTGTCGCATCACCGGCGCGGAAGCGGCGCTGGTGGTCAACAACAACGCCTCGGCCGTGCTGCTCACGTTGCAGACCCTGGCCCGGGACCGCGAGGCCATCGTCTCGCGCGGTGAGCTGGTGGAGATCGGCGGCTCCTTCCGCATTCCCGACGTCATGGCCCGCTCCGGCGCGCGATTGGTGGAGGTGGGGGCCACCAACCGCACCCACCCGCGCGACTACGAAAACGCCATCACCGGAGAGACCGGCCTGCTGCTCAAGGTGCACGCCTCCAATTTCCGCATCGTGGGCTTTTCCAAGGAAGTCTCCCTGGAGGAGCTGGTGGGCATCGGCCGGGCCCATTCCATCCCGGTGATGGAGGACCTGGGCAGCGGCAATTTCGTCGATTTCACCGCCCTGGGCATCCCCCTGGACGAGCCCACGGTGCAGCGGCGGGTGGCCGCCGGGGCGGACGTGGTCACTTTCTCCGGCGACAAGGTGCTGGGCGGCCCCCAGGCCGGGCTCATTGTGGGCCGCAGGGAGTACGTGGACCGCATCAAGCGCAACCCGGTCAGCCGGGCCATGCGCATCGACAAGATGACCCTGGCCGCCCTGGAGGCCGTGCTGCGGCTGTACCTGGAGCCGGAACGGGCCCTGCGCGAGATCCCCACCCTGGCCATGATTACCGCCGGGGCGGACGAATTGAAGAACAAGGCGCGCTCCCTGCGACGCCGCCTGTCCCGCGATCTGGCCGGGCGGGCGCGGCTGTCGCTCAAGCCGGGGTCCTCCCGCGTGGGCGGCGGCTCCTTTCCGGAGTGCGACCTGCCCACCACCCTGGTGGCGGTGGAGCCCCAAGCCCCGGTCACGGCCGAGGCGCTGCGCGAGGCCCTGCTGGCGACCGAGCCGCCCCTGGTGGGCCGGGTGGAGGACGACGCCTTCCTGCTGGACCCCAGAACCCTCAGACGCGACGAATTCCCCCTGGCGGGCTCCTCCCTGGATCAGGCGCTGGAGTCGCTGGGGGCAGCCAAGGAGAGTTGA
- a CDS encoding aminopeptidase → MTKKKSGEPQLESKPRSCWDVYSAKKHRTAMDKLARRYMEFLSACKTERETVDWAIERAEAEGFTPDFHSHACFRVMRGKSIFLARQGKRPLSEGFRLVGAHGDTPRLDLKQHPLFEEVSFGLGKTHYYGGIRKHQWLARPLALHGTAVTNSGEVKRIVIGEDPGDPVFTVADLLPHLAQKQGEKKLSEAFEAEKMSVVLGHEPSNPGKDEEEKSRVKRRMLELIHEKYGLVEDDLYSAEMQMVPAGPAREVGLDRGLVGSYGQDDRACCFLAMEALFAAKQPEHTQMVLIWDKEEIGSDGSTGAKSMFFEYCLDDLLEAWEPETSPSRALLAAKALSTDVHPAVDPDYQEFHEKLNSAYMGFGPTFCKFTGSRGKYAANDAHPEYVGWLRGLLDGAGVPWQMAGLGKVDLGGGGTVAKFLAVYGMDIIDCGPPVLSMHSPFELTSKADIYATKLAFEEFLKS, encoded by the coding sequence ATGACCAAGAAGAAGAGCGGCGAACCCCAGCTTGAATCCAAGCCCCGCAGCTGCTGGGACGTCTATTCCGCCAAGAAGCACCGCACGGCCATGGACAAGCTGGCCAGGCGGTACATGGAGTTCCTGTCCGCCTGCAAAACCGAGCGGGAGACCGTGGACTGGGCGATTGAACGGGCCGAGGCCGAGGGCTTCACCCCTGACTTCCACTCCCACGCCTGTTTCCGCGTCATGCGCGGCAAGTCCATTTTCCTGGCCCGTCAGGGCAAGCGGCCCCTGTCCGAGGGCTTCCGGCTGGTGGGCGCGCACGGCGACACACCCCGGCTGGACCTCAAGCAGCACCCGCTGTTCGAGGAGGTCAGCTTCGGCCTGGGCAAGACCCACTACTACGGCGGCATCCGCAAGCACCAGTGGCTGGCCCGTCCCCTGGCCCTGCACGGCACGGCCGTGACCAACTCCGGCGAGGTCAAGCGCATCGTCATCGGCGAGGATCCGGGCGACCCCGTTTTCACCGTGGCCGACCTGCTGCCCCACCTGGCCCAGAAGCAGGGCGAAAAGAAGCTTTCCGAGGCCTTCGAGGCGGAGAAGATGTCCGTGGTGCTGGGGCACGAGCCCTCCAACCCCGGCAAGGACGAGGAGGAGAAGTCCCGGGTCAAGCGGCGCATGCTGGAGCTGATCCACGAGAAGTACGGCCTGGTTGAGGACGACCTCTACTCCGCGGAAATGCAGATGGTGCCCGCCGGACCGGCCCGCGAGGTGGGCCTGGACCGAGGCCTCGTCGGCTCCTACGGGCAGGACGACCGGGCCTGCTGTTTCCTGGCCATGGAGGCGCTCTTCGCCGCCAAGCAGCCGGAGCACACCCAGATGGTGCTCATCTGGGACAAGGAGGAGATCGGCTCCGACGGCTCCACCGGGGCCAAGTCGATGTTCTTCGAGTACTGCCTGGACGACCTGCTGGAGGCGTGGGAGCCGGAGACTTCGCCCTCCCGCGCGCTGCTGGCGGCCAAGGCCCTGTCCACGGACGTGCACCCGGCGGTGGACCCGGACTACCAGGAGTTCCACGAGAAGCTGAACTCCGCCTACATGGGCTTCGGTCCCACCTTCTGCAAGTTCACCGGCAGCCGGGGCAAGTACGCCGCCAACGACGCGCACCCCGAATACGTGGGCTGGCTGCGCGGCCTGCTGGACGGCGCCGGGGTGCCCTGGCAGATGGCCGGACTGGGCAAGGTGGACCTGGGCGGCGGCGGCACGGTGGCCAAGTTCCTGGCCGTGTACGGCATGGACATCATCGACTGCGGCCCGCCGGTCCTTTCCATGCACTCCCCCTTCGAGCTGACCTCCAAGGCGGACATCTACGCCACCAAGCTGGCCTTCGAGGAGTTCCTCAAGAGCTAG
- a CDS encoding DMT family transporter translates to MPISTLRSVGPVLFGAFLISFASPLVAICDIGPTAVGAYRQLIGGVALALLAWWSGRGGVRLDGRLWLFLLTALFYALDMGLWHRSILDVGPGLSTVLANFQVVFLTAFGFAMLGERPGWRFGLAVPLALGGVALLLLPGWEQLGSAPARGVAAGLGAAFFYACYITGLRRIQGNGSKAANMALVCLLTSTMMGSGALALGERMAVVDPVTILALLGLGVCCQAVGWLSISRSLPNVPASLAGLALLLQPMLAFVWDVLFFGRPFSGLDALGLALALAGLYLGILSRSRQG, encoded by the coding sequence ATGCCGATATCCACTCTCCGCTCCGTGGGGCCTGTGCTGTTCGGGGCGTTTTTGATTTCCTTCGCTTCGCCGTTGGTGGCCATTTGCGACATCGGGCCCACGGCCGTGGGGGCCTATCGCCAGTTGATCGGCGGGGTGGCTTTGGCGCTTCTGGCCTGGTGGAGCGGGCGGGGCGGGGTGCGGCTGGATGGGCGGTTGTGGCTGTTTCTGCTGACCGCGCTGTTCTACGCCCTGGACATGGGCTTGTGGCACCGGTCCATTCTGGACGTGGGGCCGGGGCTGTCCACGGTGCTGGCCAACTTCCAGGTGGTTTTCCTCACCGCTTTCGGCTTCGCCATGCTGGGCGAGCGGCCGGGGTGGCGGTTCGGTTTGGCCGTGCCGCTGGCCCTGGGCGGGGTGGCTTTGCTGCTTCTGCCCGGCTGGGAGCAACTGGGCTCTGCCCCGGCGCGCGGGGTGGCGGCCGGGCTGGGCGCGGCCTTTTTCTACGCCTGCTACATAACCGGGCTGCGCCGCATTCAGGGCAACGGCTCCAAGGCCGCCAACATGGCCTTGGTCTGCCTGCTGACCTCCACCATGATGGGTTCCGGCGCGCTGGCCCTGGGCGAGCGCATGGCGGTGGTCGATCCGGTGACAATCCTGGCCCTGCTGGGCCTGGGCGTGTGCTGCCAGGCGGTGGGCTGGCTCTCCATCTCCCGCTCCCTGCCGAACGTGCCAGCCTCCCTGGCCGGGCTGGCCCTGCTGCTGCAACCCATGCTGGCCTTCGTCTGGGACGTGCTCTTCTTCGGCCGACCCTTCTCCGGCCTGGACGCCCTGGGGCTTGCCCTGGCGCTGGCCGGGCTGTACCTGGGCATCCTCTCCAGATCGCGGCAAGGCTGA
- a CDS encoding DUF1318 domain-containing protein: MRKYLAALALLFAAACVTVNIYFPAAKVEKTADEIVSDVYGQERAQPEGEQESSLAVMLASLFTVAEAHAQEATSVSNAAIRGLKDELRQNNKKLQPYFRQGAVGIGNDGMLHLRDTSGLSLKDKATVRQLVQRDNQTRRQLYKEVSRALNIDPSQEGKVADIFADKWRSEAPSGYPVQSDGGSWSVK, translated from the coding sequence ATGAGAAAATATCTCGCCGCCCTGGCCCTGCTGTTCGCGGCCGCCTGCGTCACGGTCAATATTTACTTCCCTGCGGCCAAGGTGGAAAAGACCGCCGACGAGATCGTCTCCGACGTGTACGGCCAGGAGAGGGCGCAGCCCGAGGGCGAACAGGAAAGCAGCCTGGCCGTCATGCTGGCCTCGCTCTTCACCGTTGCCGAGGCCCACGCCCAGGAAGCCACCTCCGTGTCCAACGCCGCCATACGCGGGCTGAAGGACGAGCTGCGGCAAAACAACAAGAAGCTGCAACCCTACTTCCGGCAGGGCGCGGTGGGCATCGGCAACGACGGCATGCTCCACCTGCGCGACACCTCCGGGCTGTCGCTCAAGGACAAGGCCACCGTGCGCCAGCTGGTGCAGCGCGACAACCAGACCCGCCGGCAACTCTACAAGGAAGTCTCCCGGGCGCTGAACATCGACCCCTCCCAGGAGGGCAAGGTGGCCGACATCTTCGCGGACAAGTGGCGCTCGGAAGCCCCCTCCGGCTACCCTGTGCAGAGCGACGGCGGCTCCTGGTCCGTGAAGTAG
- a CDS encoding quaternary amine ABC transporter ATP-binding protein, with protein sequence MSSIEVENLFKVFGPPRNYERAMEMARNGEPRPKVQKETGCTVAVRDATFTVEGKEIFVIMGLSGSGKSTLLRCVNRLLEPTSGSVAINGQPILDLSHEDVLELRKQNIAMVFQNFGLLPHRSVAENAGFGLELRGMQPKERRQRAMEALETVGLTDVAEQPVQALSGGMQQRVGLARALATRADILLMDEAFSALDPLIRTNMQAEFLQLQESYPKTILFITHDLSEALTLGDRIAIMKDGAIVQIGGPEEIITEPADDYVRSFVENVDRSRVVTVSTAMDSEKAPPTLPPDATAAEAVEKMEQSDLPYLYVVKEGKLRGVVRLRDAQEHEGKVEDIMLSSRTAGVDQHLIAILQRSTQDPWPLPVVDGQGRLQGVIFRDELLKAIAGGAAS encoded by the coding sequence TTGTCCAGCATTGAAGTGGAGAATCTTTTCAAGGTCTTCGGCCCCCCGCGGAACTACGAGCGGGCCATGGAGATGGCCCGAAACGGTGAACCGCGCCCCAAAGTGCAGAAGGAGACCGGCTGCACCGTGGCCGTGCGCGACGCCACCTTCACCGTGGAGGGCAAGGAGATATTCGTCATCATGGGGCTTTCCGGCTCCGGCAAGTCCACCCTGCTGCGCTGCGTCAACCGGCTTCTGGAGCCCACTTCGGGCAGCGTCGCCATCAACGGCCAGCCCATCCTGGACCTCTCCCACGAGGACGTGCTGGAGCTGCGCAAGCAGAACATCGCCATGGTCTTTCAAAACTTCGGCCTGCTGCCCCACCGCAGCGTGGCGGAGAACGCGGGCTTCGGCCTGGAACTGCGCGGCATGCAGCCCAAGGAGCGCCGCCAGCGGGCCATGGAGGCCCTGGAAACCGTGGGACTGACCGATGTGGCGGAACAGCCGGTGCAGGCCCTCTCCGGGGGCATGCAGCAACGGGTGGGCCTGGCCCGCGCCCTGGCCACCAGGGCGGACATCCTGCTCATGGACGAGGCCTTTTCCGCCCTGGACCCGCTCATCCGCACCAACATGCAGGCCGAATTCCTGCAGCTGCAGGAAAGCTACCCCAAGACCATCCTCTTCATCACCCACGACCTCTCCGAGGCCCTGACCCTGGGCGACCGCATCGCCATCATGAAGGACGGGGCCATCGTGCAGATAGGCGGGCCGGAGGAAATCATCACCGAACCCGCGGACGACTACGTGCGCTCTTTCGTGGAAAACGTGGACCGCTCCCGGGTGGTCACGGTGTCCACGGCCATGGATTCCGAGAAGGCGCCGCCCACCCTGCCGCCGGACGCCACCGCCGCCGAGGCGGTGGAAAAGATGGAGCAGTCTGACCTGCCTTACCTCTATGTGGTGAAGGAGGGAAAACTGCGCGGAGTCGTCCGCCTGCGCGACGCCCAGGAACATGAAGGAAAGGTCGAGGACATCATGCTCTCCTCCCGCACGGCCGGGGTGGACCAGCATCTCATCGCCATCCTGCAGCGTTCCACCCAGGACCCCTGGCCCCTTCCCGTTGTTGACGGCCAGGGCCGCCTGCAAGGAGTGATTTTCCGCGACGAATTGCTCAAGGCCATCGCCGGAGGTGCTGCATCATGA
- a CDS encoding HDOD domain-containing protein, with protein MSIVGLAELEPGMVLNSAVRSSQGRLLIPAGTIVTDKHIRMCKIWGVVEADVSGQAEAEHREEMELRRMAAEAPKASKEAKRDTRERFATAGLEHKAVKRLAKEFYRRLLPLVIESPGRSRPSLPPPGPGEDESPPNLKEVAARELELASPPDSFNRILRAINDPDSSAAYVAEVVQRDVSLSAKVLRAVNTPHYGFPRRIDTLTRAITLMGSRQILNLALGISVVSHFRDVPETLLNMHGFWQHSLACGIITRLLAVTCGVEDEERLFVAGLLHDIGKLVMLRNFQPQMARAMRLHLEEEIPLNKAEQRCWDFDHADVGGAVLDAWGLPSSLTSVIVDHHQPARDGMALPCVLVHLADLFAHAMQCGGSGAWHLPRFCAHCWDAYGLSSNLIPTIISQAETSFDESMNIFFP; from the coding sequence ATGAGCATCGTCGGCCTCGCGGAACTGGAACCGGGAATGGTCCTCAACAGCGCGGTCCGTTCCTCCCAGGGAAGGCTGCTGATCCCCGCCGGAACCATCGTCACGGACAAGCACATCCGCATGTGCAAGATATGGGGCGTGGTGGAGGCGGACGTGAGCGGCCAGGCCGAAGCGGAGCATCGCGAGGAGATGGAGTTGCGGCGCATGGCCGCCGAGGCCCCCAAGGCCAGCAAGGAGGCCAAGCGGGATACACGGGAACGGTTCGCCACGGCGGGGCTTGAACACAAGGCGGTCAAGCGGCTGGCCAAGGAGTTCTACCGGCGGCTGCTGCCGCTGGTCATCGAGTCACCCGGCCGCTCTCGGCCCAGCTTGCCTCCGCCCGGCCCGGGGGAGGACGAATCGCCCCCGAACCTGAAGGAGGTGGCGGCCAGGGAGCTGGAGCTGGCCTCCCCGCCCGACTCCTTCAACCGCATCCTGCGGGCCATCAACGATCCCGACAGTTCGGCCGCCTACGTGGCCGAGGTGGTGCAGCGCGACGTGAGCCTTTCGGCCAAGGTGCTGCGGGCGGTGAACACACCCCACTACGGTTTTCCCCGCCGCATCGACACCCTCACCCGGGCCATCACCCTCATGGGGTCGCGGCAGATACTCAACCTGGCCCTGGGCATCTCCGTCGTCTCCCACTTCCGCGACGTCCCCGAGACCCTTCTGAACATGCACGGCTTCTGGCAGCACTCCCTGGCCTGCGGCATCATCACCCGCCTGCTGGCCGTGACCTGCGGCGTGGAGGACGAGGAGCGGCTGTTCGTGGCCGGGCTGCTGCACGACATCGGCAAACTGGTCATGCTGCGCAACTTCCAGCCCCAGATGGCCCGGGCCATGCGCCTCCACCTGGAAGAGGAGATTCCCCTGAACAAGGCGGAACAACGCTGCTGGGACTTCGACCACGCCGATGTGGGCGGTGCGGTGCTGGACGCCTGGGGCCTGCCCTCCTCCCTCACTTCCGTCATCGTGGACCACCACCAGCCCGCCAGGGACGGCATGGCCCTGCCCTGCGTGCTGGTCCACCTGGCCGACCTCTTCGCCCACGCCATGCAGTGCGGGGGCAGCGGAGCCTGGCACCTGCCCAGGTTCTGCGCCCACTGCTGGGACGCCTACGGTCTTTCATCCAACCTGATCCCCACCATCATCAGTCAAGCCGAAACCAGCTTCGACGAATCCATGAACATCTTCTTCCCGTGA
- a CDS encoding putative bifunctional diguanylate cyclase/phosphodiesterase → MNPLNRHPSSHSQRQALERGCDASVLEALDKVAGMARMAEGLENLESPRPILERTMERILEIIPFERAAFFLFERDNPDLETALTHPGRAGKRLQADLDRAIDHGEVAVALRTGKPLYLVPQKGQLLLLHVVGTVSRVRGLFLGVWPGSRRELPDVADRLVTLMLQQCANILESFEMYSMYRSVNRALSSHVSRLAKEMEERALAERAIEQSRNQLDLVMNTIPQFLYWKDTDGTYSGCNLNFARLVGLSTPDQVTGRRDEDLPGGILDGPAAFQESEAMRRGVSFLGVERSLPAQGRDALWVESNIVPLRDPDGDVTGLLGTLEDITERREYQQRLTRMAMHDALTGLPNRNLFMERLQRAMDRMQRREAAFFAVLMLDLDNFKKVNDSLGHMAGDALLREVAHRLNDSTRNVDTVARFGGDEFAVLLEEVSDPEDVLIAVRRIQYKLAEPFHLSGGEFVTKASIGVLMETSDYSSADDILRDADTAMYRAKSRGGDSMALFRQEMHSEAVRLVTVEQDIRRGLEQGEFTVHYQPVRNLADGRLRGLEALLRWNHPERGLLPPGEFLHVAEDSGLIHELGRMVLEEACAALARLRESGEVDEDCYMAVNVSAHQIINRELIDWVRQALEHHGLEPRLLTLEIVENVLMEYGQAARDALERVHELGVNLAIDDFGTGYSSLAYLRRLPVKALKVDRSFINLIASREDDREIVRTVLALGRNLGLEVVAEGVEDEEQTSRLSELGCTLVQGYHFGPPAEEAKLELDHPEAAGARRE, encoded by the coding sequence ATGAACCCCCTCAACCGCCATCCCTCTTCGCACTCCCAACGCCAGGCCCTGGAACGGGGCTGCGACGCCAGCGTGCTGGAGGCCCTGGACAAGGTGGCGGGCATGGCCCGCATGGCGGAAGGGCTTGAAAACCTGGAATCCCCACGGCCCATCCTGGAACGGACCATGGAGCGGATTCTGGAGATCATCCCCTTCGAGCGGGCCGCCTTCTTTCTCTTCGAGCGCGACAACCCGGACCTGGAAACGGCTTTGACCCATCCCGGCCGAGCCGGCAAGAGGCTTCAGGCCGATCTGGACCGGGCCATCGACCACGGCGAGGTGGCCGTGGCCCTGCGCACGGGCAAACCCCTCTACCTTGTGCCCCAAAAGGGACAGCTGCTTCTGCTGCATGTCGTGGGAACGGTTTCACGCGTGCGCGGGCTGTTTCTGGGCGTCTGGCCGGGCAGCAGGCGCGAGCTGCCGGACGTGGCCGACAGGCTGGTCACGCTGATGCTGCAGCAGTGCGCCAACATTCTGGAAAGTTTCGAAATGTACAGCATGTACCGTTCGGTGAACCGCGCCCTGAGCAGCCACGTCTCCCGCCTGGCCAAGGAAATGGAGGAACGTGCCCTGGCCGAACGCGCCATCGAGCAGTCGCGCAACCAACTGGACCTGGTGATGAACACCATCCCCCAGTTCCTCTACTGGAAGGACACGGACGGCACCTACTCCGGCTGCAACCTCAACTTCGCGCGCCTGGTGGGCCTCTCCACGCCGGACCAGGTGACGGGGCGGCGCGACGAGGATCTGCCCGGCGGCATTCTGGACGGCCCGGCCGCGTTCCAGGAAAGCGAGGCCATGCGGCGCGGGGTGAGCTTTCTGGGCGTGGAGCGCAGCCTGCCCGCCCAGGGCCGCGACGCCCTGTGGGTGGAGAGCAACATCGTGCCCCTGCGCGACCCGGACGGGGACGTCACGGGACTGCTGGGCACCCTGGAGGACATCACCGAGCGGCGCGAGTACCAGCAGCGGCTGACCCGCATGGCCATGCACGACGCCCTCACCGGCCTGCCCAACCGAAACCTGTTCATGGAGCGGCTGCAGCGGGCAATGGACCGGATGCAGCGGCGGGAGGCGGCCTTCTTCGCCGTGCTCATGCTGGACCTGGACAATTTCAAGAAGGTCAACGACAGCCTGGGCCACATGGCGGGCGACGCGCTGCTGCGCGAGGTTGCCCACCGCCTGAACGACTCCACCCGGAACGTGGACACCGTGGCCCGTTTCGGCGGAGACGAGTTCGCCGTTCTGCTGGAAGAGGTTTCCGACCCCGAGGACGTGCTCATCGCGGTGCGGCGCATCCAGTACAAGCTGGCCGAGCCCTTCCATTTGAGCGGCGGGGAGTTCGTCACCAAGGCCAGCATCGGCGTGCTCATGGAGACCTCGGACTACAGCTCGGCCGACGACATCCTGCGCGACGCGGACACGGCCATGTACCGGGCCAAGAGCCGGGGCGGCGACTCCATGGCCCTCTTCCGCCAGGAGATGCACTCCGAGGCGGTTAGGCTGGTGACCGTGGAGCAGGATATTCGGCGCGGGCTGGAGCAGGGGGAGTTCACTGTCCACTACCAGCCCGTGCGCAACCTGGCGGACGGACGCCTGCGCGGCCTGGAGGCGCTCCTGCGCTGGAACCATCCGGAACGCGGTCTGCTGCCGCCCGGCGAGTTCCTGCACGTGGCCGAGGACTCCGGGCTCATCCACGAGCTGGGCCGCATGGTGCTGGAGGAGGCCTGCGCCGCCCTGGCCCGGCTGCGGGAGAGCGGCGAGGTGGACGAGGACTGCTACATGGCGGTCAACGTCTCGGCCCACCAGATCATCAACCGGGAGCTGATCGACTGGGTGCGGCAGGCGCTGGAGCACCACGGCCTCGAGCCGCGCCTGCTGACCCTGGAAATCGTGGAAAACGTGCTCATGGAATACGGGCAGGCCGCCAGGGACGCCCTGGAGAGGGTGCACGAACTGGGGGTCAACCTGGCCATCGACGACTTCGGCACCGGCTACAGCTCCCTGGCCTACCTGCGGCGGCTGCCGGTCAAGGCGCTGAAGGTGGACCGCTCCTTCATCAACCTCATCGCCAGCCGCGAGGACGACCGCGAGATCGTGCGCACCGTGCTGGCCCTGGGCCGCAACCTGGGCCTGGAGGTGGTTGCCGAGGGCGTGGAGGACGAGGAGCAGACCAGTCGCCTGAGCGAACTGGGCTGCACCCTGGTGCAGGGCTACCACTTCGGCCCGCCCGCGGAGGAGGCCAAGCTGGAACTGGACCACCCGGAAGCCGCCGGGGCGCGACGGGAGTGA
- a CDS encoding bifunctional folylpolyglutamate synthase/dihydrofolate synthase, translating to MADAFADFHALQAHLDRLGLFHMDLTLGRMEAFFRTSGLAAPPFPVIHVVGTNGKGSTTAFLEALLLRAGLRVGVYTSPHFLSVRERVRLDGAPASPEAFLAAANRIAPLAGELTYFEFLTALAVDAFAAHPVDVAVMEAGLGGRYDAVSALQRDLLLYTPIDLDHAAQLGHTRAAVARDKAGAMRPGLPTLTVPQHPEARAVLEEAAAGTGCPLETAAVMDFGRDSLGLAGPHQSVNASLALGAADRLVHSHGWDLPLDERLPAMGRAFLPGRLQWARGEASGADLILDAAHNPHALVALAEALEHLDIHPAAVVFSCFSDKDLAALAPHVARLTRGPILVPSIPAACRGRACDPRSIAGALTPRARVAADPEAAVREAARHGSPVLACGSLYLLAALYTQRPHLLAPPTNPAEVRP from the coding sequence ATGGCCGACGCCTTTGCGGATTTCCACGCCCTCCAGGCGCATCTGGATCGGCTGGGGCTGTTCCACATGGACCTGACCCTGGGCCGCATGGAGGCCTTTTTCCGTACCTCCGGCCTGGCCGCGCCTCCCTTTCCGGTGATTCACGTGGTGGGCACCAACGGCAAGGGCTCCACCACCGCTTTTCTGGAGGCCCTGCTTCTGCGGGCCGGGCTGCGGGTGGGCGTGTACACCTCACCGCATTTTCTCAGCGTGCGCGAGCGGGTGCGGCTGGACGGCGCCCCCGCCTCCCCTGAGGCCTTCCTGGCCGCGGCCAACCGCATCGCCCCGCTGGCCGGCGAACTGACCTACTTCGAGTTCCTCACCGCCCTGGCCGTGGACGCCTTCGCCGCGCATCCCGTGGACGTGGCGGTCATGGAGGCGGGCCTGGGCGGGAGGTACGACGCAGTCAGCGCGCTTCAGCGCGACCTGCTGCTCTACACGCCCATCGACCTGGACCACGCCGCCCAACTGGGCCACACCCGCGCGGCCGTGGCCAGAGACAAGGCCGGGGCCATGCGCCCGGGGCTGCCCACCCTCACCGTGCCCCAGCATCCCGAGGCCCGGGCCGTGCTCGAGGAGGCGGCCGCCGGGACCGGCTGCCCCCTGGAGACGGCCGCCGTCATGGATTTCGGCCGCGACTCCCTGGGGCTGGCCGGGCCGCACCAGTCGGTCAACGCCTCCCTGGCCCTGGGCGCGGCGGACCGCCTGGTCCACAGCCACGGCTGGGACCTGCCCCTGGACGAGCGGTTGCCCGCCATGGGCCGCGCCTTTCTGCCGGGCAGGCTGCAATGGGCCCGGGGAGAGGCCAGCGGGGCGGACCTCATTCTGGACGCGGCCCACAACCCGCACGCCCTGGTCGCCCTGGCCGAAGCCCTGGAACACCTGGACATTCACCCGGCGGCGGTGGTTTTCTCCTGCTTCTCGGACAAGGACCTCGCCGCCCTGGCCCCGCACGTGGCCAGGCTGACCAGGGGGCCCATCCTGGTGCCGTCCATTCCGGCCGCCTGCCGGGGGCGGGCCTGCGACCCCCGCTCCATCGCCGGAGCCCTGACCCCGCGCGCCAGGGTGGCCGCCGACCCCGAGGCCGCCGTGCGCGAGGCCGCCCGCCACGGCTCCCCGGTGCTGGCCTGCGGCTCCTTGTATTTGCTGGCCGCCCTGTATACACAAAGACCCCATCTGCTGGCCCCGCCGACCAACCCAGCCGAGGTGCGCCCATGA